Within Roseofilum casamattae BLCC-M143, the genomic segment GCAGCGGATTATGAAAATGGGCGGTAAAATTGTCAAAGTTGAGTTGGCCACTGGAAAGGTAGGAACCAACACCGGTCTTGCCTAGTTGCATACCGTTGATGCTGTGTTTGAAGCATAATGCACTCTACATGCTCCGGCAAAACCGAGTAAAAGAATATTTGTTGCGATCGGGCAAGAGTAAGGGTAGCTCCTTTACTTTTGCTGTTTTGTTTGTTACGCTTCCAGAAATGTTGCCTCCGATCGAAGCCTTTTGAAACTCCAACCGTTAATTCCCTTCATTGACCCCTCAGTTAAGGAATGGGCAATAGAAGCGAGACTATTGCGCTGGTTGACCTTTCTTTGGTTATTAGTGGGATTAGTGGTCTTATGCTCCGCCTCCTATCCTTTGGCTCACAGTCAGTATCAGGATGGATTTTATTATCTGAAGCGGCAGATAGCTTGGGCCGTTTTAGGGTTAATTGGGTTCAATGGGATGGTTCGCGTCCCCTTGCGATCGCTGCTCAACATCGCGCAATGGGTACTTTTGCTCTTGTTAAGTCTGATTGCCCTGACGGTGTTGCCAGGGTTGGGAACGACAATTAATGGAGCCAGTCGCTGGTTAGTCGTGGGACAGCTCCCCCTGCAACCCTCAGAATTGATGAAACCTTTTTTGGTGCTGCAAGGTGCAAAAGTTTTTGGACTGTGGCCGTCTTTAAAACCAGCAGTGCGTTGGCGGTGGTTGGGAATTTTTACTGCAGTTTTAATTGGAATTCTGCTACAACCGAATTTAAGTACGGCCAGCTTTTGCGGCATGACTCTATTTGCGATCGCCATTGCGGCAGGTTTGCCCTATCGATCTCTGCTCGGTACTGGAGCTGCAGGCGCAATGTTAGGGATGTTGAGTTTGAGCATCAATGA encodes:
- a CDS encoding FtsW/RodA/SpoVE family cell cycle protein; this translates as MKLQPLIPFIDPSVKEWAIEARLLRWLTFLWLLVGLVVLCSASYPLAHSQYQDGFYYLKRQIAWAVLGLIGFNGMVRVPLRSLLNIAQWVLLLLLSLIALTVLPGLGTTINGASRWLVVGQLPLQPSELMKPFLVLQGAKVFGLWPSLKPAVRWRWLGIFTAVLIGILLQPNLSTASFCGMTLFAIAIAAGLPYRSLLGTGAAGAMLGMLSLSINEYQRRRIMSFLNPWANPAEDGYQLIQSLLAIGSGGFTGTGFGLSQQKWFYLPIQYTDFIFAVYAEEFGFIGSLLLLLLLGCYATLGLVVALNSQYHLHRLVAMGATFLLVGQSLINIGVATGALPTTGLPLPMFSYGGNSMIASLLTAGLLVRVARESRQASVVSLDARRHQR